In the Candidatus Krumholzibacteriia bacterium genome, one interval contains:
- a CDS encoding ABC transporter ATP-binding protein, producing MAAEPIIVAERIGKNYHVGASDVEAVRDFSLTVARGEFVSLMGPSGCGKSTLLNLFGCIDTPTSGRLRVFGTDAAAMSDGERSALRLRRIGFVFQRFYLLPMLTAFENVELPMIEAKVPRRERTERARSLLERVGLGHRIKHRPHQLSGGEMQRTAIARALANQPNLVIADEPTGELDRKTGASILALIKELQQGGLTVVMATHDPHAAELGDRAIQMETS from the coding sequence GTGGCGGCCGAACCGATCATCGTGGCCGAACGAATCGGCAAGAACTACCACGTGGGAGCCAGCGACGTGGAGGCGGTGCGCGACTTCTCGCTAACCGTCGCGCGCGGTGAGTTCGTCTCCCTCATGGGACCCAGTGGCTGCGGCAAGAGCACGCTGTTGAATCTATTCGGCTGCATCGACACGCCGACCTCGGGACGGCTGCGCGTGTTCGGCACCGACGCGGCGGCGATGAGCGACGGCGAGCGGTCGGCCCTGCGCCTCAGGCGCATCGGATTCGTGTTTCAGCGCTTCTACCTGCTGCCCATGCTCACCGCGTTTGAGAACGTGGAACTGCCCATGATCGAGGCGAAGGTACCGCGCCGCGAGCGCACCGAACGCGCAAGATCGCTGCTGGAGCGGGTCGGGCTGGGACACCGCATCAAGCACCGGCCCCACCAGCTCTCCGGCGGCGAAATGCAGCGCACCGCCATCGCGCGGGCGCTCGCCAACCAGCCCAACCTGGTGATCGCCGACGAACCCACCGGCGAGCTCGACCGCAAGACGGGCGCGTCGATCCTGGCACTGATCAAGGAACTGCAGCAAGGCGGCCTCACCGTCGTCATGGCCACCCACGACCCGCATGCCGCCGAACTCGGCGACCGCGCCATTCAGATGGAGACATCGTGA
- a CDS encoding DUF883 family protein, which translates to MPAKTPVDDQGRVTAKDLLEDLRAVIHDAEELLRATEGQADEKIAGIRTRAEETLGGARERLENAGAGIEENARSAARSTDAYVRENPWIAVAVAAGIGYVLGALGRRR; encoded by the coding sequence ATGCCAGCAAAGACACCCGTTGACGACCAAGGCCGCGTAACGGCGAAGGACCTTCTGGAAGACCTCCGCGCCGTCATCCACGACGCCGAGGAGCTTCTGCGCGCCACGGAAGGACAGGCGGACGAGAAGATCGCCGGCATCCGCACCCGTGCCGAGGAAACGCTGGGCGGCGCGCGCGAACGCCTGGAGAACGCGGGTGCCGGCATCGAGGAGAACGCCCGGTCTGCGGCGCGTTCCACCGACGCGTACGTGCGCGAAAACCCGTGGATTGCGGTTGCGGTTGCAGCCGGGATCGGCTACGTGCTGGGCGCCCTGGGGCGACGGCGCTAG
- a CDS encoding phage holin family protein encodes MNDRPRTNHPHGILDSFRSLLDTILTILHGRAELLSTELEEEVTRLVRVLLWGIVSVFSVIIGASFLGTMLLVAAPERYRALVAAGLGLVFLVIAAVGFAAIRRILHSKPRPFDATLGELEKDRDAIRSRR; translated from the coding sequence ATGAACGACCGTCCGCGCACCAACCACCCCCACGGCATTCTTGATTCGTTTCGGTCACTGCTCGACACGATCCTGACCATTCTGCACGGCAGGGCCGAACTCCTCAGCACCGAGCTGGAAGAAGAAGTGACGCGCCTGGTCCGCGTGCTGCTGTGGGGGATCGTGTCCGTGTTCTCGGTGATCATCGGTGCGTCCTTTCTGGGCACCATGCTCCTGGTGGCGGCGCCCGAGAGGTACCGTGCCCTGGTCGCCGCGGGGCTGGGACTCGTGTTTCTGGTCATCGCCGCGGTCGGGTTTGCTGCCATCCGCAGAATCCTGCACTCGAAACCGCGCCCCTTCGACGCCACGCTCGGCGAACTGGAGAAGGACCGCGACGCCATCAGGAGCCGGCGATGA
- a CDS encoding T9SS type A sorting domain-containing protein, producing MSRRTKRRTLAPSGWLFGFLALALLAAVPAFAGTLCGIVRDGQTLLPVDRAAVFLYDNLDQYTGLYAGTDPAGHYCIDNVPAGTYTLQVRVDDYVAAVVRDIVVQSATSVDVHTRTPLFLAGPQPNPATNNVTFRFGSPGGEPTTLEVFDITGRLVMGWSGEGSGDNAIQWNLKDPNGSPVASGVYVVRVRSGGNEAVRRFVRLR from the coding sequence ATGAGTCGACGCACAAAGCGTCGAACGCTTGCCCCCTCGGGCTGGCTGTTCGGTTTCCTCGCACTGGCGTTGTTGGCCGCCGTGCCGGCATTCGCCGGAACCCTATGTGGAATCGTCCGCGATGGGCAGACCCTTCTGCCCGTTGATCGCGCGGCGGTTTTTCTCTACGACAACCTCGATCAGTACACCGGCCTCTATGCGGGCACCGACCCCGCCGGCCACTATTGTATTGATAACGTCCCTGCCGGCACCTACACGCTGCAGGTGCGCGTGGATGACTACGTGGCCGCCGTGGTTCGCGACATTGTGGTGCAGAGTGCCACCAGTGTCGATGTGCACACCCGCACCCCGTTGTTCCTGGCCGGGCCACAACCCAACCCGGCCACCAACAACGTCACCTTCAGGTTCGGCTCGCCCGGCGGCGAACCCACGACGCTCGAGGTGTTCGACATCACCGGCCGCCTGGTGATGGGCTGGAGCGGTGAAGGCAGCGGTGACAACGCCATTCAATGGAATCTCAAAGACCCGAACGGCTCTCCGGTCGCTTCGGGGGTCTACGTGGTTCGTGTGCGATCGGGCGGCAACGAGGCCGTTCGGCGTTTCGTTCGGCTTCGCTAA